TAACGAGCTTGCTCGACTGCGGCAGCTTGCGAAACAGCGGCGAAGCGGCCGCCGCTATGGCAAACATGATGGCGTAAACGATCAACGTGAGCGGCTGAAATCCGTACAAAACGGTGCGTGCCAGCATCAAGACAACAAACAGCACCGCCCCGACCGCGCCGCCGCCATACAATGTCCCAAGCAAAAACGGAATTTGCCGGAAATCATGGACGCACAGCGGATCAATGTAAATCGGAAATTTCATGCACAAAACGGCCGCCAACGCCAAACAAGCCCCAAGCAGCGCCTGGCCATAGAGCGGGCGCTGCCGGATCGCTCGACTATGGTCATAAATAAACGAAAAGGCAAAGATCGTGACTAAAATATAAAATAAGTTGTTCAGGACGTGCTGGTTAATGTATAAACCCGCCATACGAAAAATCTCCTAACTGAATGGACCTTATCACCTTCCATTATAGCGAAAAGAGATTGAAAGAAAAATATGCATTGGCTATGTCCGGTCTTTCGGCAGCCAAACCGCCAAGGCGCCAAAGAGCGGCAGCACGCTGCAAAGCCCCATTCATGTGCCGAGCGACGACAAGTCGGCGATTTTGCCGAGCACGACCGCGCCGAGCGCCCCCATGCCAAACGTCAGGCCGACGATGAGTCCGGACGCCATGCCGACATGGTTCGGAAGCAGCCGGTTGCATGACAGATGATGTCATGTTCAAGGCAAAGGCGACCCAGCCGATTTGCGCATACGACAGCTCCATTGTCGAGCGCAAAATCGGAAAGAGCGCCGGGATGACCGCTTGCATCGCATCGTTCAAAAAGTGGCCGAGGCTGATGGCGAACAAAATCGGGTAGACGGTCATTCTTGCGGCGCTCGTTCGCTCTGTATGGGTGTTCATCGTTCTCCCCTGTTCAAAATATATCTAATATTCCTAATTATACTTGATCCTATTGTATTTTCAATCACCGGCCCGGTAATTCAACTTTTCTTTTCCGGATGCCCCGATCGCGAGCTTGACGCTCACGGACAGCGTGTTGTTGCCGAGCGGGATGAGGCCATTGGACTGATGTTGTTTCCAAATATCCGGACGCTGGCGATACAGCTGCTCCGACAGATTCAATATATCGATCTGCTGCTTCTTGCCAAGTTCATACAAGCGGCGGATCTCCTGCTTCACCGTTTGTTCCGCCAGTTTGGTCAGTTGTTTTCGCGAGAGCGGTTTGCGCAGTTCGATGATGGCGCCTTGCGCCTGCACTTGGACATCAAAAGCGGGCTCTCCATCCTTCACTTTGACCGACCATTTCGTTTTCGGTTCCCGGACGACAAGAGAGGCGACCGTTTTCCCTTTTTGTTTGACATAAATCGGGGTGCGGCGAATGTCGTGTTCGAGCCAGCGAAGTCCCTCTAGATCGGAACGGCGGACACATTGCTGCAGGCTGTAATGGTGGACAAAACACACGCCGGAAACAGCGAGCATCGGTTTCGGCTTTTTATTTTCGATCCAGCGCCGGCGGTCGAGCGTTAAATAAGGAAGCCTTGCTGTATCGGCTTTTTCATCCATATCGACAATCAGCCGGCTGAGCCGGATCGGGCGGATAAACGAACTTTGTTGAAAGATTTCTTCCGGATTGGACAACAGCGAATAATACGAGGAAGCGTTTAACAGCGGCGTCGCTTCAAACAGCTCGGACAGCGGCTCATCGGTGGCGTACACCCATGCTGTATGGCGAATTTCGTTGTAACGGTTCAGCACGTCGATCACATCGGCCACGATGCCTTTTTGCAAGGCCCGTTTCGTAAAGACAATGCTTTTTACATGGCCCCATGACACCCTTTGTTGAATGGAAGGATAGATTTTGTCGGTCGCGATATTAAACGTTTCGCCAGCGGCTTTGCCGATGGAAACGGCCGCTTTCTCTTTGCCGCCTCCGGCCTCGACTTTGGCGAGGGCGGTGAAACCAACCAGCTGAACGTAGGCGACCACTTGACCATCTTTATAATCCACCCCAATGGCATGCATATACACAATATGATCGATGTTGCGCGTATCCCAACAGCCGCTGAGCAAGATGACGGAAGCGATGATGGGAAAGAGCCGCTTCCTCATTTTTGTTCCCTCTCTTTCGCAATGAGATCATTTGGGCGCACAATGCGGTCGCGCGTGCGGAACTGTTTCCATGTGCTCGGGATAAATACTTTCCCGATATCTTTTGAGGGCGGCGCCAGCGGCGTCAAGTACGGAACGCCGCAGGTGCGCAAGTTGACCGCATAAGTCAAGATGAAAAACAGCGACAGAATGAAGCCAAACAGGCCAAGAACGGTGGAGGCCGTCAGGACAATAAAGCGCAGCAAGGTGACGCTGCCGGCCATGTTTTGGTTGACGAGCGTGAATGTCGAGATGACGGAAATGGCGGCGATGACGAGTGTGGCCGGGGCGGCAAGCCCCGCGTTGATCGCCGCCTGGCCGATGATTAAGCCGCCGACGACGGACAGCGTCTGCCCGATGGCGATTGGCAGACGCATCCCGGCTTCCTTAAACACCTCAAACAAAATCATCATCACAAACATCTCCAGCGGCACCGGAAGCGGCACTCCTTGGCGCGACAAAATGAGCGTCGCCAGCAAGGTGAACGGAAGCTGGTCCGGATGGAAGGAGGTCAAGGCGACCCAGGCGCCCGGCAAATAAATGGCGACCGAAGTGCCGACGAGCCGAAGCAGGCGCTGAAATACGACAAACAAGAAAAACGTGTTGTTATCTTCCGACGTGTTCAGCAAAAACGTTAAATTGCCCGGGCCGATCAAGGCGGTCGGCGCCCCGTCGACCAAGATGATAAAACGGCCGTTGAGGAGCGAATTGACGGCAAAATCGGGCCGCCCGGTATAACCGAACATCGGGAACAAAGAAAACCGGGTGTCAGACAACCACTCCTCAATTTGATTGGTGCTTGTCACCGAGTCGATGTACAAACTGAGCAGACGGCTTCTCACCTCATCGATGATGGTCGTGTTGGCAATATCATCGACATAAAGGAGCCCGACTTTTGTCTGGCTGCGCGTGCCGATGACAAACGGTTCATAGACGAGCCGGTGCGAGCGCAGCCGCTTGCGGATGAGCGCCACGTTTTTGCTGATTTCTTCAATAAATCCATCTTTGGGTCCACGGATCGATACTTCCGTGTTCGGCTCTTCCGGATCGCGGTTGGGCGGGCTGGCGAGCGGCATCGTGTACAAGACATCGGCTTCGTGAAAATAAATGAGCAAATCACCGCTAAACAGCTTGAAGTTGAGATCATCGATCCGCACTTCTTTTCCCATATACTCAAGCGCCGCCGGTTTGCGGGCCTCGATGTCGGCGGCCGAAAAGCATGGATGGTGTTCGCACAGCTCGCGGAACATCGGATAAATGGCCTTTTGCAGCATTTGCGTATCGCACAGTTCTTCACAATAAATAAACAGCAAGTGCACCACAGCCGCCGAGCCGTCAGGCAAAGAGGATGGAATCGCGGCTTCCGTCATGATGACGTCAGGGCATTTGGCGTACATCGTGCGCAACGCCTCTTCGGAGATGATGACGGTCTCGAGCCCTGTGTAATCGTCTTTCAACCGCTTGCCTTCGGCGGCGCGCATGGGTCGTTTCATCATGTCATCCCTCTTTTCTTTTTTCGGTATGCCAACAAAGCGAAACCACTTAACACAACGGACAGCGCAAGACTAAACAGCAGCGATGCCGGCAGCACCCCATGTTTGACAAAATGCAAAAACTGTTCATCGCTGACCGGCGCCAGCGCCGCCAATGTGATCGCCAAGTAGAGGACAATGAGCACCCAACGGCGGGTTTGCGGATGGCGGATCGGAAACAATTCCACAATCAGCGCTGTCGATAAGGAGATGCGGATAAAGGCGCCGGACAGCCATTGATAGACCGACAGAAAGTCCACATGCTCAATGTACGTCCCTAAACTGACCATCCGCCATTGCTCAAACGCCGGATAGCGAAGGCGCGTCGCCTGCTCGGGGCCAAATTCGGTGATGGCGCCAATCGTCGGCCCGATGCTCAGCCCGGCTGTGAAAACAGCGATGGCGGCAAGCGCCTTCCATGAAAATGGGCGAGGCAGGCGATGGGAGAGAAACAATAGAACGATCACTTCCACATATCCCGCTCCGGCGTACATCATGCCGTTGAGCACAGGTCCAACACCATGTTCAAGCGTTGGTCTGAGCAGTGAATAATCTTTATGAGGCGTGGTCGAGAGCATAACGAAAAAACCAAACACGATGACGAACGGGCAAATGATCATGGAAGTGTTGGCAATCGAGTCGATGCCTTGGTACGAGTTATAAAAACAAACGGCCACGATGACCAAAATCAGCGCCCATCTCGGCGTCGCCGTCAAATAAGAGGTGGTGGTAAACGTGACCGTATCGTTTAACGTGACAAAACTATGAAGAAGCAAGAATGCGCTGCTGACACCGGCCATCGCATAAGCAGCCGCGCTCGAAAACCGGGCCTTGAGCCAGTCAAACAGCCGCTCGCCGTTCAGTTGTCGGATGGTGAAATAAAGCAGCGGCAGCCAGAGGAGCAAACCTCCCAACGCTCCCAAGGCGGCGATCCACGCATCGCGGTGGGCGGCCTCAAGCATAAAGGGGATGATGATGACATGATTCATCAGCCCGACCGACAGCATGACCATGAATAATAGTTGCAGGACGCTAAGCGGCTGTCCGTTCATCATGGATCCCTTTCTTTCTATACGATCTCTAGAACGATAGTGTTTCCAGTCTAGGGTAATTTATCCGTCCAAACGGCAAACCAACAGCGAAACTTCTCAGGCGGCAGGGGGCACAATACAGGGAAGAAAGGGCGAACATCAACGGCATGCAAGGGGGGCGCAGCATGAAATGGCTTCATTTGACGATCGGCGTGAAGATTTCCGTCTGCCACCCCACCCGGTGTATGTCCCGGTGACGCTGATCCGGGATGGCCAGCTGTTGGCAGACGAATTAGCGGAGCTTGGGAAAACGGAGCAATGGCTGGCCGCCAAACTGCAAAAACAAGGAATTGCCTCGCCAAAAGACGTGTTGATCGCCGAGTGGCTCGAAGGAGATGGGCTGTTTGTTCAGACGTATCAGCCCGCCGAGCGGCAACGGTCAACGCGGCGGCCGACGGCGTCGGAATGAGAGGAAGAAAGAATCCAGGGATGGATTCTTTCTTTATTTTGGAAAAAACTCTTGCCTTTCTTCTGTTTTATGTGTACTATTAGTTATAGTACGGTTGTGACAATGAGAGGAGGAGGGGAGATGTTTGAGCTTGATATCCGCAGTCGCCAGCCGATTTACGAACAACTGATTGACAAAATGAAAGAAATGATCGTCCGCGAACTATGGCAGCCGCACGATCAGCTGCCATCGGTCAGGACGATGGCGAAACAGCTGATGGTGAATCCGAACACGATTCAAAAAGCGTACCGCGAACTGGAACGCGACGGCTGGATTTATTCGATTCCAGGGAAAGGCAGCTTCGTTGCCCCGCGCTCGAAAGAACCAAACATCGAGGCGATCGCTGCGGTCCGTGAGCAGCTTGTCCGCCTTGTCAAGGAAGCACGGTTTTTAGGGGTGACAAATGAGCAGTTATGGCAATGGGTTCGAGAAGGAGAGAAAGAGGGGGAGAATCGTGATTCAACTTGTGGACGTGACGAAAATGTTTGATCGATTTGCCGCTGTCAAGGGCGCGAACATGATGGTGCCAAAAGGATCGATTTACGGGCTGCTCGGCCCGAACGGCGCCGGGAAAACGACGCTGCTAAAGATGATGGCCGGCATTCTCCGCCAAGATCGCGGAACGATTACAGTGGACGGGGAGGATGTGTGGGAAAATGTCCGGGTGAAGCAACGCCTTTTGTTTTTGCCGGACTTTGTCTACTTTTTTCCGCACGCGACGATTCGGCAAATGGCGGATTTTTACGAGCAACTGTACCCGTCGTTCAGCCGCGGGCGGTTTACAGAATTGCGGTCCGCTTTTTCGCTTGATGTTGATCAAAAAATTCAGCAGTTTTCCAAAGGCATGCAGCGCCAAGCGGCGTTTTGGCTCGCCTTTTCCGTCCAGCCGGATGTGCTCATTATGGATGAGCCGCTTGATGGGCTCGATGCATTCGTCCGCCGTCATGTGAAGCAGCTGCTCATAGAAGAAGTGGCCGAACGGGAGATGACGGTCGTCATTTCGTCGCACAATTTGCGCGAGCTCGAAGATTTATGCGACATCGTCGGATTGATGGCGCAAGGGACCGTACGGATGGAGCGCGATTTAAACGAGCTGCGCGCCGGGATGCATAAAATTCAAGTCGCGTTTCGCGGCGGATTTCCGAGCGAGTTGGCCGAACGCCTTGACATCGTGCATCGCGAGGAGCGCGGCAGCATCGTTCTTCTTGTCGTCCGCGGCGAGAAACGATCCATCGAAGAGACGGTGAGTTCGTTTGCTCCGCTCATTCTTGACGTCTTGCCGTTGTCGTTGGAAGAAATTTTTGTGTATGAAATGGGGGATGTTGTCGATGTCCGCGAAACGGTTGTCGGCTAACCGCGCCATGTGGACGCAAAATGTTCGCCAAATCGGCTGGATTGCCATCATTCATCTGCTGTTATGGCTGGCGGCGATCGTATTGCCGATTGGGCTTTCGTACTCGCAATATGATCCAAAAGTCGGAAATGTGCCGCAATGGAAGAACGTATACTATATATCCAACGGGTTCGAGACGTTGATTGCTTGGCTTGTCCCGATCTTGGCGGCGGCCGGTGTGCTTCGCTACATGCACGAGAAACGGTCGGCTGATTTCATCCATAGCTTGCCAATCCGCCGCACCGAACTGCTTGTGGGGCAAGTGCTATTTGGCTGGATGCTTTTAATTGTGCCGCTTGCCGTGACCGCGTTGGCCGCCATTGGATGCCTGTATGGGCTCGATCTCCCGTGGCCGATTGGGGCGGCGGATGTAGGGCGCTGGTTCGGTGAGACGCTGGTGATGGAAACGGTTATTTTTGCTTTTAGCATCGTTATGGGGGTGCTTGTCGGCCAATCGGTGCTTCATATTGTGTTGACAAACATTTTTCTCGTTTTTCCGGCCGGCATCATGGTCCTTATGTTTAGCAACTTGTCGCTATTATTATACGGATTTCCGGATATGTACTATTTATCAAGCGAACTGGAACAGTGGGTGATGCCGATTCGTTATGCGATGCTGACGGATCAAGCGATGAGTGCGGGAGAAATCGGGATGTTGCTGCTGTTGTCGCTTCTATTTTTCAGTTTGTCCATTTGGCTGTACGAGCGGCGGCCGACGGAAGCGGCCGGGCAGGCGCTCGCCTTTTCAGTGCTTCGCCCGCTGTTTGTGTATGGAGTGGCATTTTGTTCTTGGCTTGTTGGCGGTTTCTATTTCGGAAACGTAGAAAGCAAGTGGAACTGGACGATATTCGGCTATATCAGCTTTTCCTTGATCGGGTATGCCATTGCCCAGATGGTGATTGCGAAAACGTGGCGTGTCTTTCACCGTTGGAAAGGATATATCGCGTTTGCGGGAGCGATGGGGGTCATCTGCCTGCTTGTTCATTTCGATCCCCTCGGTTATGAACAGCGCGTGCCGGCGCTGGCGGACATCAAACAAGTATATTTCGGCCAATCGGCCATGAATTTTGAACATCCTGAAATGATAGGCCGCTCATTTGAAGAGGTTGACCAGTTTTTGCGCAGCCAAGAAAACATCAAGGCAGTAAGGGCGTTCCATGAGCAGCTTGTGCACGATCAGCCGTCGCCGCCTCGGTTTGCCAACATCCGGACAGTTGTGATCGGCTATGTGCTAAAAGACGGCACGCGCCTCCTCCGCCGCTACGTAGTGCCGATTGAACCGTACATGCCGTATTTTCAGCGCATCATGGGCTCAAAAGAATATAAGCAGCAATATTATTTGTTGCTTCGCCCAGGAGGCTATGCGCCGATCCGTCAGGTGACGATCCGAAATGTGGAAACCGGGCGGGCAGAGGTTGTGCTTGCCGAGCCGAAGGAGATTGAGTCGTTTGTCCAGGCGCTCAAACAAGATTTGTGGAATGAGCCGGTGGAGGACATCATCGGCGGGGGGAGCACATGGCAGGGGAATATTGAATTGCTGCAAAGCGACGGCGATTCGTTTACCGTTCCCTTGTCTTCACACAGCACCCATGTTCGCGAGTGGTTGCAACAACAGCATCATTGGGAGCAAATACAGAAAAGGTAACGCCCGATGAAGAGAAAAGGTGTCCCGTTGCTTTTGGGGCACCTTCCTCTTTTTGCCCCCGGCTGTTGGTCAAGACGTTTTGTTTTTTCGTTTCCACATCCAAACGTTCAATAGATCGAGCAACAGCAAAAAAATGAACAAGGATAAAATAAATAGTTCCGGCGTTTCCATTACCCGAAAGGGATTCAGCACGATATGCAACGATTGATGCAAGGTCATCCCCATCAACTGATCCATGCTTACCATCGTTCCTATGGCGAGCAGGGCAAACATCAGCCAAACAACAATTAGTTTCATGGTGTTCCACCTGCTGTTTTTCTTTAGTTTTTGCTATTGATTCAAAACTGATGCACGGGCGTATGTCCTCCCGATTTCGTGTCCATAATGAGGGATAAAAAGGAAGCGGAGTGAGGAGGAAAAACATGCTGTTTCAATGGGGAATGGGCCGACAAAAAAAGCAGATCAATGACGGGGTGAAACAAGAAGGACCGGACCATAGCGGCGAGGCGGCGGACGTCCCGCAAGAGCCGATGTCAGCTGAATTAGCCGTCAACCTTGACATCATCCGCCAAACGACTGGACAAAGCAGCGATGTCGTCATCCGTCGGTTTTCGCTGGGTCAAGAGAGGCAAATCAAAGCAGCCATCGTCTTTGTGGATGGCCTTGTTGACGAAAAACATGTGTACGAGTTTTTGCTGACGCCGTTGCTGGAGGCGTCATTTCCACTGTCATTAACAGAAAAAGAATGGTTTCCGTGGATCGAACAAAAGTTGGCCGCGGTGGGCGGTGTGAAGCATGTCGTCGATTGGGAACACCTGTTTTTGGAGCTGTTTTCCGGAGAGACCATCATCTTGTTGGACGGGGTGCCGTCCGCTGTCAGCGCCAGCACGAAAGGCGGCCAATATCGTTCGATCGAGGAACCGCAAACGCAAATCGCCGTCCGCGGGCCGCGCGAGGGATTTACGGAGTCGTTGCGCGCGAACACCGCGATGATCCGCCGCCGCATTAAAAATCCCAATCTTTGGCTGGAAACGATGCAAATCGGCACCGTGACGCAAACGGATGTCGCGATCATGTACATCAAAGGCATTGCCAATGACGAGGTTATCGAGGAAGTGAGAGCGCGCCTGCGCCGCATTGATACGGACAGCGTGCTTGAGTCCGGTTATATTGAACAATTAATCGAAGATCAAACGTTTACGACGTTTCCGACGATCTATCATACCGAGCGTCCCGATGTGGTAGCCGCCAACCTGTTGGAAGGACGGATAGCGATTTTTATTGATGGGACGCCGTTTATCTTGATCGTGCCGGCTTTGTTTATCCAATTTTTTCAAGCGGTAGAGGATTATTATGCCCGTTTTGATATCGCCACTGCTCTTCGCTTTTTGCGCGTATTGATTTTTTTTCTCTCGCTCGTTGCGCCGGCCATTTATATAGCGGCGACGACGTTTCACCAAGAAATGATCCCAACTCAGCTTGTCATCGCCATTGCCGCCCAGCGTGAGGCCGTACCGTTTCCTGGTTTTGTCGAGGC
Above is a window of Geobacillus thermoleovorans DNA encoding:
- a CDS encoding spore germination protein yields the protein MLFQWGMGRQKKQINDGVKQEGPDHSGEAADVPQEPMSAELAVNLDIIRQTTGQSSDVVIRRFSLGQERQIKAAIVFVDGLVDEKHVYEFLLTPLLEASFPLSLTEKEWFPWIEQKLAAVGGVKHVVDWEHLFLELFSGETIILLDGVPSAVSASTKGGQYRSIEEPQTQIAVRGPREGFTESLRANTAMIRRRIKNPNLWLETMQIGTVTQTDVAIMYIKGIANDEVIEEVRARLRRIDTDSVLESGYIEQLIEDQTFTTFPTIYHTERPDVVAANLLEGRIAIFIDGTPFILIVPALFIQFFQAVEDYYARFDIATALRFLRVLIFFLSLVAPAIYIAATTFHQEMIPTQLVIAIAAQREAVPFPGFVEALMMEVTFEILREAGIRLPRAVGQAVSIVGALVIGQAAVEAGFVSSAMVIVVSITAIASFATPSFAIAISARLIRFGLMFLAAMFGFYGIMMGLLVMILHLCSLRSFGVPYMSPLAPFTPSNMGDTLFRIPTWMYRERPRLINQKNIIRQSGGQKPQPPAPTRREKEDGS
- a CDS encoding spore germination protein, yielding MKRPMRAAEGKRLKDDYTGLETVIISEEALRTMYAKCPDVIMTEAAIPSSLPDGSAAVVHLLFIYCEELCDTQMLQKAIYPMFRELCEHHPCFSAADIEARKPAALEYMGKEVRIDDLNFKLFSGDLLIYFHEADVLYTMPLASPPNRDPEEPNTEVSIRGPKDGFIEEISKNVALIRKRLRSHRLVYEPFVIGTRSQTKVGLLYVDDIANTTIIDEVRSRLLSLYIDSVTSTNQIEEWLSDTRFSLFPMFGYTGRPDFAVNSLLNGRFIILVDGAPTALIGPGNLTFLLNTSEDNNTFFLFVVFQRLLRLVGTSVAIYLPGAWVALTSFHPDQLPFTLLATLILSRQGVPLPVPLEMFVMMILFEVFKEAGMRLPIAIGQTLSVVGGLIIGQAAINAGLAAPATLVIAAISVISTFTLVNQNMAGSVTLLRFIVLTASTVLGLFGFILSLFFILTYAVNLRTCGVPYLTPLAPPSKDIGKVFIPSTWKQFRTRDRIVRPNDLIAKEREQK
- a CDS encoding Ger(x)C family spore germination protein; translated protein: MRKRLFPIIASVILLSGCWDTRNIDHIVYMHAIGVDYKDGQVVAYVQLVGFTALAKVEAGGGKEKAAVSIGKAAGETFNIATDKIYPSIQQRVSWGHVKSIVFTKRALQKGIVADVIDVLNRYNEIRHTAWVYATDEPLSELFEATPLLNASSYYSLLSNPEEIFQQSSFIRPIRLSRLIVDMDEKADTARLPYLTLDRRRWIENKKPKPMLAVSGVCFVHHYSLQQCVRRSDLEGLRWLEHDIRRTPIYVKQKGKTVASLVVREPKTKWSVKVKDGEPAFDVQVQAQGAIIELRKPLSRKQLTKLAEQTVKQEIRRLYELGKKQQIDILNLSEQLYRQRPDIWKQHQSNGLIPLGNNTLSVSVKLAIGASGKEKLNYRAGD
- a CDS encoding ABC transporter permease, producing the protein MSAKRLSANRAMWTQNVRQIGWIAIIHLLLWLAAIVLPIGLSYSQYDPKVGNVPQWKNVYYISNGFETLIAWLVPILAAAGVLRYMHEKRSADFIHSLPIRRTELLVGQVLFGWMLLIVPLAVTALAAIGCLYGLDLPWPIGAADVGRWFGETLVMETVIFAFSIVMGVLVGQSVLHIVLTNIFLVFPAGIMVLMFSNLSLLLYGFPDMYYLSSELEQWVMPIRYAMLTDQAMSAGEIGMLLLLSLLFFSLSIWLYERRPTEAAGQALAFSVLRPLFVYGVAFCSWLVGGFYFGNVESKWNWTIFGYISFSLIGYAIAQMVIAKTWRVFHRWKGYIAFAGAMGVICLLVHFDPLGYEQRVPALADIKQVYFGQSAMNFEHPEMIGRSFEEVDQFLRSQENIKAVRAFHEQLVHDQPSPPRFANIRTVVIGYVLKDGTRLLRRYVVPIEPYMPYFQRIMGSKEYKQQYYLLLRPGGYAPIRQVTIRNVETGRAEVVLAEPKEIESFVQALKQDLWNEPVEDIIGGGSTWQGNIELLQSDGDSFTVPLSSHSTHVREWLQQQHHWEQIQKR
- a CDS encoding ABC transporter ATP-binding protein, coding for MIQLVDVTKMFDRFAAVKGANMMVPKGSIYGLLGPNGAGKTTLLKMMAGILRQDRGTITVDGEDVWENVRVKQRLLFLPDFVYFFPHATIRQMADFYEQLYPSFSRGRFTELRSAFSLDVDQKIQQFSKGMQRQAAFWLAFSVQPDVLIMDEPLDGLDAFVRRHVKQLLIEEVAEREMTVVISSHNLRELEDLCDIVGLMAQGTVRMERDLNELRAGMHKIQVAFRGGFPSELAERLDIVHREERGSIVLLVVRGEKRSIEETVSSFAPLILDVLPLSLEEIFVYEMGDVVDVRETVVG
- a CDS encoding GntR family transcriptional regulator gives rise to the protein MFELDIRSRQPIYEQLIDKMKEMIVRELWQPHDQLPSVRTMAKQLMVNPNTIQKAYRELERDGWIYSIPGKGSFVAPRSKEPNIEAIAAVREQLVRLVKEARFLGVTNEQLWQWVREGEKEGENRDSTCGRDENV
- a CDS encoding GerAB/ArcD/ProY family transporter, producing the protein MNGQPLSVLQLLFMVMLSVGLMNHVIIIPFMLEAAHRDAWIAALGALGGLLLWLPLLYFTIRQLNGERLFDWLKARFSSAAAYAMAGVSSAFLLLHSFVTLNDTVTFTTTSYLTATPRWALILVIVAVCFYNSYQGIDSIANTSMIICPFVIVFGFFVMLSTTPHKDYSLLRPTLEHGVGPVLNGMMYAGAGYVEVIVLLFLSHRLPRPFSWKALAAIAVFTAGLSIGPTIGAITEFGPEQATRLRYPAFEQWRMVSLGTYIEHVDFLSVYQWLSGAFIRISLSTALIVELFPIRHPQTRRWVLIVLYLAITLAALAPVSDEQFLHFVKHGVLPASLLFSLALSVVLSGFALLAYRKKKRGMT
- a CDS encoding YetF domain-containing protein, with the translated sequence MASFDDRREDFRLPPHPVYVPVTLIRDGQLLADELAELGKTEQWLAAKLQKQGIASPKDVLIAEWLEGDGLFVQTYQPAERQRSTRRPTASE